From the genome of Mycobacterium dioxanotrophicus, one region includes:
- a CDS encoding SIS domain-containing protein, whose translation MAAEIAEQPQVWRRLLTEGLDPIRAAADRIAQSAPRFAQLVARGTSDHAALYAKYLIEIKHGLPAGLVSPSTVTVYGARPDLRDVLYIAVSQSGGSPDLVRSVEVARAAGALTVAVTNNAESDLAAAAEIHIDVLAGSERSVAATKSYTAELLALRLLLSSGGDGGGAEALPELGEAVLASGEQVREVAQRYRFAQRLITTARGYSYPTAREAALKLMETSYLSAQAFSGADLLHGPLATVDPQVPVLAIVPDGAGGQAMLPVLERLAERHADVFGVGAPAALAGLAGGIALPTGVPDDLSPLLEILPLQQLALHLALARGGDPDQPRGLRKVTETL comes from the coding sequence ATGGCCGCCGAGATTGCCGAACAACCGCAGGTATGGCGCCGTCTGCTCACCGAAGGGCTCGACCCGATCCGGGCCGCTGCCGACCGGATCGCCCAGAGCGCACCACGTTTCGCGCAATTGGTGGCCCGCGGCACCAGCGACCATGCCGCCTTGTACGCCAAGTACCTGATCGAGATCAAACACGGCCTGCCCGCTGGGCTGGTGTCGCCGTCGACCGTCACGGTCTATGGAGCTCGGCCCGATCTGCGCGACGTGCTCTACATCGCGGTCAGCCAGTCCGGCGGGTCGCCCGATCTGGTGCGCTCGGTGGAGGTCGCCCGGGCCGCGGGCGCGTTGACCGTCGCCGTCACCAACAACGCCGAATCCGACCTGGCCGCGGCCGCCGAGATCCACATCGACGTGCTGGCCGGCTCGGAACGCTCAGTGGCAGCGACCAAGTCCTACACCGCTGAGCTGCTGGCGCTGCGCTTGCTGCTCAGCAGCGGCGGCGACGGAGGCGGCGCCGAGGCCCTGCCCGAACTCGGTGAGGCCGTGCTGGCCTCCGGTGAGCAGGTCCGCGAGGTCGCGCAACGCTACCGCTTCGCGCAACGACTCATCACCACCGCGCGCGGCTACTCCTATCCCACCGCCCGGGAAGCCGCCCTCAAACTCATGGAGACCTCTTACCTTTCGGCGCAGGCATTCTCGGGAGCCGACCTGCTCCACGGACCGCTTGCCACCGTCGACCCGCAGGTACCGGTGCTGGCCATCGTGCCCGACGGCGCAGGCGGGCAGGCCATGCTGCCGGTGCTGGAGCGGTTGGCCGAGCGGCACGCCGACGTGTTCGGCGTGGGCGCACCGGCCGCACTGGCCGGGCTGGCCGGCGGCATCGCCTTGCCCACCGGCGTGCCCGACGATCTTTCCCCACTGCTGGAAATCCTTCCGCTGCAACAACTTGCCCTGCATCTTGCGCTTGCCCGCGGCGGTGACCCAGACCAGCCGCGCGGGCTGCGCAAGGTCACGGAGACGCTGTGA
- a CDS encoding Lrp/AsnC family transcriptional regulator yields MTNPDGHELAPAPVPFRVNHSRPGAAFQLDELSKAIVEKLQQDGRRSYAGIGKAVGLSEAAVRQRVQRMVDAGVMQIVAVTDPMQLGFARQAMIGIRCTGDTTKLGEKLAAMDSVDYVVLTAGSFDIIVEVVCEDDDSLLELLNTQIRSLPGVISTETLVYLKLVKQQYNWGTR; encoded by the coding sequence ATGACCAACCCCGATGGTCACGAGCTGGCGCCCGCCCCCGTCCCGTTTCGTGTCAACCATTCTCGACCGGGAGCCGCCTTCCAGCTCGATGAACTGTCAAAAGCGATCGTCGAGAAGCTCCAGCAGGACGGCCGCCGCTCCTATGCGGGGATCGGCAAAGCCGTCGGACTGTCCGAGGCCGCCGTGCGCCAGCGCGTGCAGCGGATGGTCGACGCGGGTGTCATGCAAATCGTGGCGGTGACCGATCCAATGCAACTCGGCTTCGCCCGCCAGGCGATGATCGGCATCCGCTGCACCGGTGACACCACCAAGCTGGGCGAGAAGCTGGCCGCCATGGACTCGGTCGACTACGTCGTGCTGACCGCGGGATCGTTCGACATCATCGTCGAAGTGGTCTGCGAGGACGATGACAGCTTGCTCGAGCTGCTCAACACGCAGATCCGCTCATTGCCGGGAGTGATATCAACCGAAACCCTTGTCTACCTGAAACTCGTTAAACAGCAATACAATTGGGGTACACGATGA
- a CDS encoding sugar porter family MFS transporter, which produces MGSTETRKTPRLAVLVGIAAASVGVIYGYDLSNIAGAMLFIPKEFDLDTAGVQWITTMVVIGEIAGAIIGGWLANRIGRKKSVVLVAVTYAVFALMCALSVSVPMLMVARLLLGLTIGVSVVVVPVFVAESSPADIRGSLLVAYQVATVVGIIIGYLAAYALAASGGWRWMLGLAAVPAVVVALILMRMPDTARWYMLKGRTEEARRTLRMVEPAADVDAELAEISRALHEERGGALREMLRPPYLRATVFVVVLGFFIQITGINAIVYYSPKLFEAMGFHGNFALLILPALVQVAALIAVFVSLVLVDRLGRRPILLGGIAMMVLANALLIGVFVAGENFGGALTALGFIGVLLFTVGFTFGFGALVWVYAGESFPSRLRSMGSSAMLTSDLVANAIVAGFFLTMLQTLGGSGTFAVFGALALLAFVFVYKFAPETKGRQLEDIRHFWENGGQWPAVSASGAEAETTGR; this is translated from the coding sequence GTGGGCTCTACCGAAACTCGAAAAACCCCGCGGCTCGCGGTGCTGGTGGGGATCGCCGCCGCCAGCGTCGGCGTCATCTACGGCTACGACCTGTCCAACATCGCCGGCGCCATGCTGTTCATCCCCAAGGAGTTCGACCTCGACACCGCGGGCGTGCAGTGGATCACCACCATGGTCGTGATCGGTGAGATCGCCGGCGCGATCATCGGTGGGTGGCTGGCCAACCGGATCGGCCGCAAGAAGTCCGTCGTGCTGGTGGCGGTCACCTACGCGGTGTTCGCGCTGATGTGCGCGCTGTCGGTCTCGGTGCCGATGCTCATGGTCGCCCGACTGCTGCTGGGCCTCACCATCGGTGTCTCGGTGGTGGTGGTGCCGGTGTTCGTCGCCGAGTCGTCCCCCGCCGACATCCGCGGATCCCTGCTGGTGGCCTACCAGGTGGCCACGGTGGTCGGCATCATCATCGGCTATCTCGCCGCCTACGCGCTGGCGGCGTCGGGCGGTTGGCGCTGGATGCTCGGCCTGGCCGCCGTGCCTGCCGTCGTGGTCGCCCTCATCCTGATGCGCATGCCCGACACCGCCCGCTGGTACATGCTCAAAGGCCGCACCGAGGAAGCGCGCCGCACGCTGCGGATGGTCGAACCCGCGGCCGACGTCGACGCCGAATTGGCCGAGATCAGCCGGGCATTGCACGAAGAACGCGGCGGGGCGTTGCGCGAGATGCTGCGTCCGCCCTACCTGCGGGCGACCGTGTTCGTCGTCGTACTCGGGTTCTTCATCCAGATCACCGGCATCAACGCCATCGTCTACTACAGCCCGAAACTGTTCGAGGCCATGGGCTTCCACGGCAACTTCGCGCTGCTGATCCTGCCCGCCCTGGTCCAGGTCGCCGCCCTGATCGCGGTGTTCGTATCGCTGGTGCTCGTCGACCGGCTGGGCCGCCGCCCGATCCTGCTCGGTGGCATCGCCATGATGGTGCTGGCCAACGCCCTGCTGATCGGCGTCTTCGTCGCCGGCGAGAACTTCGGCGGGGCGCTGACAGCGCTCGGCTTCATCGGGGTGCTGCTGTTCACCGTCGGCTTCACCTTCGGCTTCGGTGCGCTGGTCTGGGTTTACGCGGGCGAGAGCTTCCCCTCGCGGCTGCGCTCGATGGGTTCCAGCGCGATGCTCACTTCCGACCTGGTGGCCAACGCGATCGTGGCAGGCTTCTTCCTCACCATGCTGCAAACCCTCGGCGGCTCCGGCACCTTCGCGGTGTTCGGTGCATTGGCCCTGCTGGCCTTCGTCTTCGTCTACAAGTTCGCGCCGGAGACCAAGGGCCGCCAGTTGGAGGACATCCGGCACTTCTGGGAGAACGGCGGCCAGTGGCCGGCCGTGTCCGCCAGCGGCGCCGAGGCCGAGACGACCGGACGATGA
- a CDS encoding N-acetylglucosamine kinase, protein MSSAAVLGLDIGGSKTQALRVENGTVVAEALAGSANISSVGLEEAGRQLDVILDQLGTSGIKAVCAGAAGVETPDGEARLHDLLARRLPCARIRVVHDSQLILAAAGVMDGIAVISGTGSVAWGRHGDQQSRAGGWGYLLGDEGSGYWVAREAVRRSLIRADRGEPADRLGQQLAADCGLQLPEQLLDHFYAQPDRRYWAGRARVVFELARDGDPVSRDIIDAAAAALTELAVSVGTRLGSAGPVVLAGGLAVHQPALQKAVRTRLTEQQFTDVRVLAVDPVRGAVELAQRLLLTCDPEKEKK, encoded by the coding sequence ATGAGCTCGGCCGCGGTGCTCGGCCTGGACATCGGCGGATCGAAAACCCAGGCCCTGCGGGTGGAGAATGGCACGGTGGTCGCCGAGGCCCTGGCCGGCAGCGCAAACATCTCGTCGGTGGGTCTCGAAGAAGCCGGCAGGCAGCTCGACGTCATCCTCGACCAGTTGGGCACCAGCGGAATCAAAGCGGTCTGTGCCGGTGCGGCGGGCGTCGAAACCCCCGACGGCGAAGCCCGGCTGCATGATCTGCTGGCCCGCCGACTGCCCTGTGCCCGCATCCGGGTGGTGCACGACAGCCAGCTGATCCTGGCCGCCGCGGGCGTCATGGACGGCATCGCCGTCATCTCCGGCACCGGCTCGGTGGCCTGGGGGCGCCACGGCGATCAGCAGAGCCGGGCCGGCGGCTGGGGCTACCTGCTCGGCGACGAAGGCAGCGGCTACTGGGTGGCCCGGGAAGCGGTGCGGCGCAGCCTGATCCGCGCCGACCGGGGCGAGCCCGCAGACCGGCTCGGCCAGCAGCTGGCCGCCGATTGTGGCCTGCAACTGCCCGAACAACTGCTCGACCACTTCTACGCCCAGCCCGACCGGCGGTACTGGGCCGGACGCGCCCGCGTGGTGTTCGAGCTGGCCCGCGATGGCGACCCGGTGAGCCGCGACATCATCGACGCCGCCGCCGCGGCACTGACCGAGCTCGCGGTGTCGGTCGGCACGCGGCTCGGTTCAGCCGGTCCGGTGGTGCTGGCCGGCGGCTTGGCCGTGCATCAGCCCGCGCTGCAGAAGGCCGTGCGCACCCGATTGACCGAACAGCAGTTCACCGACGTCCGGGTACTGGCCGTCGACCCCGTACGGGGTGCGGTGGAACTTGCCCAACGACTACTACTGACATGTGATCCCGAGAAGGAGAAGAAGTGA
- a CDS encoding gamma-aminobutyraldehyde dehydrogenase encodes MSVAVNVAGNWISGSAVATGGPAHTVINPATGEAVAEYAMATPADVDIAVASARAALPQWSTATPAERSAVLAKLAKLADERADDLVIEEVSQTGKPVRLAREFDVPGSVDNIDFFAGAARHLEGKATAEYSPDHTSSIRREAIGVVATITPWNYPLQMAVWKVLPALAAGCSVVIKPAEITPLTTLTLAGLASAAGLPDGVFNVVTGGGADVGTALAGHRDVDLVTFTGSTPVGRKVMAAAAVHGHRTQLELGGKAPFVVFDDADLDAAIQGAVAGALINTGQDCTAATRAIVARPLYDDFVAGVAEVMSKVVVGDPHDPDTDLGPLISMAHRDKVAGMVARAAGQGGRVVTGGVIPDLPGSFYRPTLIADVAEDSEVYRDEIFGPVLTVRAFSDDNDALRQANDTDYGLAASAWTRDVYRAQRASREINAGCVWINDHIPIISEMPHGGVGASGFGKDMSDYSFEEYLTIKHVMSDISGVAEKGWHRTVFSRR; translated from the coding sequence ATGAGTGTGGCAGTGAACGTGGCGGGCAATTGGATCAGCGGTTCGGCAGTGGCGACCGGTGGACCGGCGCACACCGTCATCAACCCGGCGACCGGTGAGGCGGTCGCGGAGTACGCCATGGCCACCCCGGCCGACGTGGACATCGCCGTCGCGTCGGCCAGGGCGGCGTTGCCGCAATGGTCGACGGCCACTCCCGCGGAACGCTCCGCAGTGCTGGCCAAATTGGCGAAACTGGCCGACGAACGCGCCGACGACCTGGTCATCGAGGAAGTCAGCCAGACCGGCAAGCCCGTGCGGCTGGCCCGCGAGTTCGATGTGCCGGGCAGTGTCGACAACATCGACTTCTTCGCCGGAGCGGCGCGGCACCTGGAGGGCAAGGCCACCGCGGAGTACTCGCCGGACCACACCTCGAGCATCCGGCGCGAGGCCATCGGCGTCGTCGCCACCATCACGCCGTGGAACTATCCGCTGCAGATGGCGGTGTGGAAGGTGCTCCCCGCATTGGCCGCGGGCTGCTCCGTCGTCATCAAACCCGCCGAGATCACCCCGCTGACCACGCTCACGCTGGCCGGGCTCGCCAGCGCCGCCGGACTGCCCGACGGGGTCTTCAACGTGGTGACCGGCGGCGGCGCCGACGTCGGCACCGCCCTGGCCGGGCACCGCGACGTCGACCTGGTCACCTTCACCGGCTCCACGCCCGTCGGCCGCAAGGTGATGGCAGCCGCGGCCGTGCACGGCCACCGCACCCAGCTCGAGCTGGGCGGCAAGGCCCCGTTCGTGGTCTTCGACGACGCCGATCTGGACGCCGCCATCCAGGGCGCGGTCGCCGGCGCGCTGATCAACACCGGGCAGGACTGCACCGCGGCCACCCGGGCCATCGTCGCGCGGCCGCTCTACGACGACTTCGTCGCCGGTGTGGCCGAGGTGATGAGCAAGGTGGTGGTCGGTGATCCGCACGATCCCGACACCGATCTGGGACCGCTGATCTCGATGGCGCACCGCGACAAGGTGGCGGGCATGGTGGCACGGGCTGCCGGGCAGGGTGGTCGCGTGGTCACCGGTGGCGTGATCCCGGATCTGCCGGGCTCGTTCTACCGGCCGACGCTGATCGCCGATGTCGCCGAGGACTCCGAGGTGTACCGGGACGAGATCTTCGGTCCGGTGTTGACGGTCCGCGCGTTCAGCGACGACAACGACGCGCTGCGCCAGGCCAACGACACTGACTACGGTCTGGCCGCCTCGGCGTGGACCCGCGACGTCTACCGGGCACAGCGGGCCTCACGGGAGATCAACGCAGGCTGCGTGTGGATCAACGACCACATCCCGATCATCTCGGAGATGCCGCACGGTGGCGTGGGTGCGTCGGGCTTCGGTAAGGACATGAGCGACTACTCGTTCGAGGAGTACCTCACCATCAAGCACGTCATGAGCGACATCTCCGGCGTCGCTGAAAAGGGTTGGCACCGCACGGTATTCAGCAGGCGCTGA
- a CDS encoding D-alanyl-D-alanine carboxypeptidase family protein: MATLRSISTRALMRGSSVLAALTMLAAPALVIAPTATADPVAAPAPAPPPPDCPFKVTTPPAVDSSEVPKAGDPPLPLPVPTKTIGGEALSGCGIITAPDTPPVPNDISADAWVVADLDSGDIIAARDPHARHRPASIIKVLVATAALNELNLNKRVQGTQEDANAEGTRVGVGPGGVYSINDLLHGLLMHSGNDAAHALAMQLGGMDPALQKINVLAGKLGGRDTRAATPSGLDGPGMSTSAYDIGLFYRYAWQNPVFADIVATKSFDFPGRDGNPTYPIENDNKLLDNYPGALGGKTGYTDDAGQTFVGAANRDGRRLVAILMHGTRLPIAPWEQAAHLLDYGFATPKGTKVGTLVDPDPSLTKPKQPDAPSAAEAASVLPAADTLPVRVGVAIVGGIIVFLLIMGARSLNRRPQH; encoded by the coding sequence ATGGCGACCTTGCGGAGTATCTCGACGCGCGCGCTCATGCGCGGATCTTCCGTGCTTGCGGCGTTGACGATGCTCGCGGCACCGGCCTTGGTGATCGCGCCGACGGCGACGGCGGATCCGGTTGCGGCGCCGGCCCCGGCACCGCCGCCACCGGACTGTCCGTTCAAGGTGACGACGCCACCCGCGGTCGACTCATCGGAGGTGCCGAAGGCGGGCGATCCGCCGCTGCCGCTGCCGGTACCGACGAAAACCATCGGGGGCGAAGCACTCTCGGGCTGCGGCATCATCACCGCGCCCGACACCCCGCCGGTGCCCAATGACATCTCCGCCGACGCCTGGGTGGTGGCCGACCTCGACAGCGGCGACATCATCGCCGCGCGCGACCCGCACGCCCGGCACCGGCCCGCGAGCATCATCAAGGTGCTCGTCGCCACGGCCGCGCTCAACGAACTGAATCTCAACAAGCGCGTCCAAGGCACCCAGGAAGACGCCAACGCCGAGGGCACCCGGGTCGGCGTCGGGCCCGGGGGCGTGTATTCGATCAACGACCTGTTGCACGGCCTGCTGATGCACTCGGGCAACGACGCCGCCCATGCCCTGGCCATGCAACTCGGCGGCATGGACCCGGCGCTGCAGAAGATCAACGTGTTGGCGGGCAAGCTCGGTGGCCGCGACACCCGGGCGGCCACCCCGTCCGGGCTCGATGGCCCCGGCATGAGCACCTCGGCCTACGACATCGGACTGTTCTACCGCTACGCCTGGCAGAATCCGGTGTTCGCCGACATCGTCGCCACCAAGTCTTTCGATTTCCCTGGGCGCGACGGAAATCCGACGTATCCGATCGAGAACGACAACAAGCTGCTGGACAACTACCCCGGCGCGCTCGGCGGCAAGACCGGCTACACCGATGACGCCGGGCAGACCTTCGTCGGCGCAGCCAATCGCGACGGCCGCCGCCTGGTGGCGATCCTGATGCACGGCACCCGGCTACCGATCGCCCCGTGGGAGCAGGCAGCTCATCTGCTCGACTACGGTTTCGCCACCCCGAAGGGGACCAAGGTCGGCACCCTGGTGGATCCCGACCCGTCCCTGACCAAACCCAAGCAACCCGATGCGCCGTCGGCAGCGGAGGCTGCGTCCGTCCTGCCCGCAGCTGACACGCTGCCGGTGCGCGTGGGGGTGGCGATCGTCGGGGGCATCATCGTGTTCCTGCTGATCATGGGTGCCCGGTCGCTGAATCGCCGCCCGCAGCACTAG
- a CDS encoding SMP-30/gluconolactonase/LRE family protein, with product MSRKPPIDPVRWTPPPVGALPDFPPAELTVVPMPGDGPEDVVVDATGQLWTGLVDGRIVRVTPEGAATVVADTGGRPLGMHVARDGRVLICDSHRGLLALDPTTGTLTTLVDSIEGRPLTFCSNVTETSDGTIYFTESTSRFHFEHYQGAILEARGSGSLFRLTPDGTVTTLVQGLYFANGVTPTADESALVFAETQGRRLSKYWLSGPAAGTVTPLAEHLPGMPDNISTGSDNRIWVALVSPIIPAAERLAPLPPVLRKVVWRLPDALLPKIKPEVWVVAFDAETGAAVAGIRTQNPAFGAVTGVVETGGKLWMSTIEFPALANTQL from the coding sequence GTGTCGCGTAAACCACCGATCGATCCTGTCCGCTGGACACCGCCGCCGGTCGGCGCACTCCCCGACTTCCCGCCGGCGGAGCTGACGGTCGTGCCGATGCCGGGTGACGGGCCCGAGGACGTCGTCGTCGACGCGACCGGGCAATTGTGGACCGGGCTGGTCGACGGCCGCATCGTGCGCGTGACTCCCGAGGGGGCCGCGACGGTGGTGGCCGACACCGGCGGGCGTCCGCTCGGCATGCACGTGGCGCGCGACGGCCGGGTGTTGATCTGCGACAGCCACCGCGGCCTGCTGGCGTTGGACCCGACGACGGGCACGCTGACGACACTGGTCGACTCGATCGAGGGGCGTCCGCTGACGTTCTGCTCGAACGTCACCGAAACCTCGGACGGCACAATCTATTTCACGGAGTCGACCAGCCGGTTCCACTTCGAGCACTACCAGGGCGCGATCCTGGAGGCCCGCGGCAGCGGCAGCCTGTTCCGGCTGACACCCGACGGCACCGTCACCACGCTGGTTCAGGGACTCTACTTCGCCAACGGCGTGACCCCCACCGCAGATGAATCGGCGTTGGTGTTCGCCGAAACCCAGGGCCGCCGGTTGTCCAAGTACTGGCTGAGCGGGCCTGCGGCCGGGACCGTCACACCGCTTGCCGAACATCTGCCTGGCATGCCGGACAACATCTCGACCGGGTCGGACAATCGGATCTGGGTCGCGCTGGTCAGCCCGATCATTCCCGCGGCCGAACGACTGGCCCCGCTGCCACCGGTGCTGCGCAAAGTGGTGTGGCGACTGCCCGATGCCCTGCTGCCGAAAATCAAGCCCGAGGTGTGGGTGGTGGCCTTCGACGCCGAAACCGGTGCGGCCGTCGCAGGCATCCGGACGCAGAACCCAGCCTTCGGGGCGGTCACCGGCGTCGTCGAAACGGGCGGAAAACTGTGGATGTCTACCATCGAGTTTCCCGCTCTGGCTAATACCCAGCTTTAA
- a CDS encoding aspartate aminotransferase family protein has product MTITDTTSATTSDLGAKANRHLWGHFARHGEGITPPIITRGEGVYIFDDKGKRYIDGLSGLFVVQVGHGRKELAEAAAKQAETLSFFPLWSYATPPAIELAERVAGYAPGDLNRVFFTTGGGEAVESAWKLAKQYFKLTGKPGKHKVVSRSIAYHGTPQGALAITGIPAFKAPFEPLTPGGFRAPNTNFYRAPAEYAHDEKAFGRYCADRIAEAIEFEGPDTVAAVFLEPVQNAGGCFPPPPGYFERVREICDRYDVLLVSDEVICAYGRIGSMFACNDFGYVPDIITSAKGLTSGYSPLGAMVASDRLFEPFDDGKTVFGHGYTFGGHPVSSAVALANLDIFEREKINDHVKELAPAFRATLEKLYDLPIVGDVRGEGFFYGIELVKDKATKETFNDEESERLLRGFLTPALWDAGLYCRADDRGDPVIQLAPPLISGQAEFDAIYEILHRVLSEAGNLL; this is encoded by the coding sequence ATGACAATTACCGATACCACTTCAGCAACGACGTCCGATCTCGGCGCCAAGGCCAACCGGCACCTGTGGGGCCACTTCGCCCGGCACGGCGAGGGCATCACGCCGCCGATCATCACCCGCGGCGAGGGCGTCTACATCTTCGACGACAAAGGCAAGCGCTACATCGACGGCCTCTCGGGGCTGTTCGTCGTTCAGGTCGGCCACGGCCGCAAGGAACTTGCCGAGGCGGCGGCCAAGCAGGCCGAGACGCTGTCCTTCTTCCCGCTGTGGTCCTACGCCACGCCGCCGGCCATCGAACTGGCCGAGCGCGTCGCCGGCTATGCCCCAGGCGATCTCAACCGGGTCTTCTTCACCACCGGCGGCGGCGAGGCCGTCGAGAGCGCCTGGAAGCTGGCCAAGCAGTACTTCAAGCTGACCGGAAAACCCGGTAAGCACAAGGTGGTTTCGCGTTCGATCGCCTATCACGGCACGCCGCAGGGTGCCCTGGCGATCACGGGCATCCCGGCGTTCAAGGCACCGTTCGAGCCTTTGACCCCCGGCGGTTTCCGCGCCCCGAACACCAACTTCTACCGCGCGCCTGCCGAATACGCCCACGACGAAAAGGCATTCGGTCGCTACTGCGCCGACCGCATCGCCGAGGCCATCGAATTCGAAGGCCCCGACACCGTCGCCGCGGTGTTCCTCGAGCCGGTGCAGAACGCCGGCGGCTGCTTCCCGCCGCCGCCCGGATACTTCGAACGCGTCCGCGAGATCTGCGACCGCTACGACGTGCTGCTGGTCTCCGACGAGGTGATCTGCGCGTACGGCCGGATCGGATCGATGTTCGCGTGCAACGACTTCGGCTACGTACCGGACATCATCACCAGCGCCAAGGGCCTGACGTCGGGTTACTCGCCGCTGGGCGCGATGGTCGCCAGCGACCGGCTGTTCGAGCCGTTCGACGACGGCAAGACCGTCTTCGGTCACGGCTATACCTTTGGCGGACACCCGGTTTCGTCGGCCGTCGCGCTGGCCAACCTCGACATCTTCGAACGCGAGAAGATCAACGACCACGTCAAGGAGCTGGCACCGGCGTTCCGGGCCACCCTGGAGAAGCTCTACGACCTGCCCATCGTCGGCGACGTGCGCGGTGAAGGTTTCTTCTACGGCATCGAATTGGTCAAGGACAAGGCCACCAAGGAGACGTTCAACGACGAGGAAAGCGAACGGCTGCTGCGCGGGTTCCTCACCCCGGCGCTGTGGGACGCCGGGCTGTACTGCCGCGCCGACGACCGTGGCGACCCAGTGATCCAGCTGGCCCCGCCGCTGATCAGCGGACAGGCCGAGTTCGACGCGATCTACGAGATCCTGCACCGCGTGCTCAGCGAGGCAGGCAACCTGCTGTAG
- a CDS encoding alpha/beta fold hydrolase → MTTTITPSEQSEIDRANSSGAQPVVFVHGLWLLPTSWDNWRGLFEEQGFVTLAPGWPDDPATVAHARRAPSVFAHKTVGAITEHYAEVIRALDRKPIVIGHSFGGLITQQLAGMGLAAVSVAIDPAPFRGVLPLPVSALRAAFPVLGNPLNYGRAVALTRKQFRFAFGNAVSEEESNRLYDEYSVAGSGAPLFQAAVANFNPASQTKVNTKNPQRGPLLVISGEKDNTVPWAIANASYKLNKKNPNVTEIVEIPGRGHSLVIDSGWRDVAEQALGFIKQNS, encoded by the coding sequence ATGACCACCACCATCACCCCTTCCGAACAGTCCGAGATCGACCGCGCCAACAGCTCCGGAGCTCAGCCCGTCGTCTTCGTCCACGGCCTTTGGCTGCTGCCGACCAGCTGGGACAACTGGCGCGGACTGTTCGAGGAGCAGGGCTTCGTCACCCTGGCCCCCGGCTGGCCGGACGACCCGGCAACGGTCGCGCACGCACGCCGCGCCCCCTCGGTGTTCGCTCACAAGACGGTCGGTGCCATCACCGAGCACTACGCCGAGGTGATCCGAGCCCTTGACCGCAAGCCCATCGTGATCGGGCACTCGTTCGGCGGACTGATCACCCAGCAGCTCGCCGGTATGGGGCTGGCCGCGGTGTCGGTTGCCATCGACCCGGCGCCGTTCCGCGGTGTGCTGCCGCTGCCGGTGTCGGCGCTGCGGGCCGCATTCCCGGTCCTCGGCAATCCGCTCAACTACGGTCGCGCGGTCGCCTTGACCCGCAAGCAATTCCGGTTCGCCTTCGGCAATGCCGTGTCCGAGGAGGAGTCGAACCGGCTCTACGACGAGTACTCCGTCGCCGGTTCGGGTGCGCCGCTGTTCCAGGCTGCGGTCGCGAACTTCAACCCCGCGTCGCAGACGAAGGTCAACACCAAGAACCCGCAGCGGGGTCCGCTGCTGGTGATCTCCGGCGAAAAGGACAACACCGTCCCGTGGGCGATCGCCAATGCGTCCTACAAGCTGAACAAGAAGAACCCCAATGTCACCGAGATCGTCGAGATCCCTGGTCGCGGACACTCATTGGTGATCGACAGCGGCTGGCGCGACGTCGCCGAGCAGGCGCTCGGCTTCATCAAGCAGAACAGCTAG
- a CDS encoding GntR family transcriptional regulator, producing the protein MAEPAPPRYFQVKLALADLIAGLDRGTSLPPERQLAEQLGTSRTTLRKALAELAGEGVLRRTQGSGNFVAPPKVVHVRQLSSLTDDLKAEGMQPTSQILGLERVRALPAVAEHLEIAPGERIHLLTRLREVDGEPLAIEEAHLPGALPRLEARLAETGSLYAALRDCYDRAVHSVEDTVETALANPDQAELLQIATGQPLLLVHRTSRDKTGRIVEWTRSVYRGDRFRFVARA; encoded by the coding sequence ATGGCCGAACCTGCCCCGCCGCGGTACTTCCAGGTCAAGCTGGCGCTCGCCGATCTCATCGCAGGACTCGACCGAGGCACGTCGCTCCCTCCCGAGCGGCAGCTCGCCGAACAGCTCGGCACGTCACGGACCACGCTGCGCAAGGCGCTGGCGGAGTTGGCGGGGGAGGGCGTCCTGCGCCGTACCCAGGGCAGTGGCAACTTCGTCGCGCCGCCCAAGGTGGTCCACGTCCGGCAGTTGTCGTCCCTCACCGATGATCTGAAAGCCGAAGGGATGCAACCAACTTCGCAGATCCTCGGGCTGGAGCGGGTGCGTGCGCTGCCCGCCGTCGCGGAACATCTGGAGATCGCCCCGGGCGAGCGGATCCATCTGCTGACGCGGTTGCGGGAGGTCGACGGTGAGCCGTTGGCCATCGAGGAAGCGCACCTGCCCGGCGCGCTGCCGCGGCTGGAGGCGCGCCTGGCCGAGACGGGTTCGCTGTACGCAGCGTTGCGGGATTGCTACGACCGCGCTGTGCACTCGGTGGAGGACACCGTCGAGACCGCGCTGGCCAATCCGGACCAGGCCGAGCTATTGCAGATCGCGACCGGCCAGCCCCTGCTGCTGGTACACCGCACCAGCCGGGACAAGACCGGCCGCATCGTCGAGTGGACCAGGTCGGTGTACCGCGGCGACCGGTTCCGCTTCGTCGCGCGGGCCTAG